One Synergistota bacterium DNA window includes the following coding sequences:
- a CDS encoding HD domain-containing protein has protein sequence MSEVIDLEQVQKNPKVRAYIQAADDFLAALGYTEHSFRHAGFVAKVTRNILLKLGYPKRMAELAAIAGYLHDIGNICGRDRHGPAGALIAFKLLEDMGMAPSEIGKIMIAISNHEEEKGIPMDPITAALILADKSDVHCSRVRNPDIISFDIHDRVNYAVRRSFLNIDKENKIITLEIEIDTRISQVMEYFEIFLSRMLISRKSAHILGCDFGLKINGVKFL, from the coding sequence TTGTCGGAGGTTATAGATCTCGAGCAGGTTCAAAAAAATCCAAAGGTGAGAGCTTACATTCAAGCGGCGGATGATTTCCTCGCGGCACTTGGGTATACAGAGCATAGCTTTAGGCACGCAGGTTTTGTTGCCAAAGTTACGAGGAATATACTCCTTAAGCTTGGCTATCCTAAGAGAATGGCGGAACTCGCCGCTATAGCTGGTTATCTTCACGATATAGGTAATATATGCGGGAGGGATAGGCATGGTCCAGCGGGGGCTTTGATAGCGTTTAAGCTTCTTGAGGATATGGGAATGGCCCCGAGCGAAATAGGAAAGATAATGATAGCTATAAGCAATCATGAGGAAGAAAAGGGGATACCGATGGATCCTATAACTGCAGCGCTCATACTTGCTGATAAATCTGATGTTCATTGTAGCAGGGTTAGGAATCCGGATATAATAAGCTTTGATATTCACGATAGGGTGAACTATGCTGTTCGGAGATCCTTTCTGAATATTGACAAGGAGAACAAGATTATCACGCTTGAGATCGAAATAGATACGAGAATATCGCAGGTTATGGAGTATTTTGAGATCTTTCTCTCTCGAATGCTGATTTCGCGTAAGTCGGCTCATATCTTAGGCTGTGATTTTGGGCTTAAGATAAATGGTGTTAAGTTTCTCTAA
- the secD gene encoding protein translocase subunit SecD, producing MKRRDLIRLAIIAGIIVAAIAYLFPIEGKIRLGLDLKGGSHIILQCVPTPNAPVTEDSVNRVLEILRNRIDQFGVTEPVIQRAGTNRILVQLPGVKDPQAAMELLGKTALLEFREVVNVGPEKPLKPQRKNYSSENEYEEALKNYKEAMKEYEDTIKKFKERTKKERELSVNFNRETGRVYLLGKTWLTGKYLKNARTTFDRFGTPAVSLEFNSEGAKLFEEATRKNVGRQLAIVLDGNVISAPVVQEVISGGKAQITGDFTLREAQKLAILLRAGALPVKVEVIENRTIGPTLGQDSIRKGIKAGLFGGALVFIFMLIYYGLMGLVADLALAVNILLIFAALAGLEATLTLPGIAGIVLNIGMAVDGNILIFERIKEELREGKTMRASIDAGFRKAFRTIFDANVTTLIAAAVLFYFGSGPIKGFAVTLSLGVIISMFTAIVVTRSILDVLVSMKVKALRVLMVPKVKEG from the coding sequence TTGAAGCGAAGGGACCTTATTCGGTTGGCTATCATAGCCGGCATTATCGTCGCCGCTATAGCTTATCTTTTCCCAATAGAGGGGAAGATAAGACTGGGGCTCGATCTTAAGGGTGGGTCCCATATAATTCTTCAATGCGTTCCGACCCCGAACGCGCCTGTGACGGAGGACTCCGTTAACAGGGTCCTGGAGATACTTAGAAACAGAATAGACCAGTTTGGTGTTACTGAGCCCGTGATTCAAAGGGCAGGAACCAATAGAATTCTGGTTCAGCTTCCGGGGGTTAAGGATCCCCAAGCAGCTATGGAACTTCTGGGGAAAACTGCGCTTCTTGAGTTTAGGGAGGTTGTTAATGTAGGTCCAGAAAAGCCTTTGAAACCCCAGAGAAAGAACTACTCCTCAGAGAATGAGTATGAAGAAGCGCTTAAGAATTATAAAGAGGCGATGAAGGAGTATGAAGATACTATCAAAAAGTTTAAGGAGAGAACTAAAAAGGAAAGGGAGCTATCTGTTAACTTCAATAGAGAAACCGGCAGAGTATATCTACTTGGTAAAACATGGTTAACTGGTAAATATCTTAAGAATGCTCGTACGACTTTTGATAGGTTTGGCACACCTGCCGTTAGTCTTGAGTTTAATAGCGAGGGAGCTAAGCTTTTTGAGGAGGCTACGAGAAAGAATGTTGGGCGTCAGCTCGCAATCGTTCTCGATGGTAATGTAATTTCTGCACCTGTGGTTCAAGAGGTAATTTCAGGTGGTAAAGCTCAGATAACGGGTGATTTTACGCTCAGGGAGGCGCAAAAGCTCGCTATACTTTTGAGAGCAGGTGCGCTACCTGTTAAAGTTGAAGTTATAGAGAACAGAACTATAGGACCAACATTAGGACAGGACTCTATCAGGAAAGGAATAAAAGCAGGTTTATTCGGTGGGGCGTTGGTGTTCATCTTCATGCTCATCTATTATGGTTTGATGGGACTCGTTGCAGATCTCGCTCTTGCAGTGAACATTCTTCTTATCTTTGCTGCTTTAGCTGGGCTTGAAGCGACGCTCACTCTCCCGGGCATAGCGGGGATAGTTCTTAACATAGGGATGGCTGTTGATGGCAACATACTTATCTTTGAAAGGATAAAGGAAGAGTTAAGAGAAGGAAAGACAATGCGAGCTTCCATAGATGCTGGTTTTAGGAAAGCCTTTAGAACTATATTCGATGCGAATGTTACAACCCTGATAGCGGCTGCAGTGCTTTTCTACTTTGGCAGTGGGCCGATAAAGGGATTTGCGGTTACCCTAAGCCTTGGTGTAATAATAAGTATGTTCACTGCTATAGTCGTTACGAGGAGCATCTTAGATGTTCTCGTTTCGATGAAGGTTAAGGCGCTTAGAGTGCTTATGGTTCCAAAGGTAAAGGAGGGATAG
- the secF gene encoding protein translocase subunit SecF yields the protein MFLRNVPKINFMDRRKIAFMISGALVLLSLVLLSVRGLNLGIDFKGGTVFQFTLAQNAHVSDVRAVLSQFGLGNSVIQKASDGSFVVKAKSLGRETQLKIFNALKKRFGEINILRIESVGPVIGKELRRQAFIALVLALGGILLYITMRFKFDFAVVSVLALIHDSTIVLGAYSLLWKEINLPFIAAILTIVGYSLNDTIVVLDRVRENLRAASRRFDYKTLINMSINQTLSRTINTSLTTLLPVLTLYLFGGEVLSNFALALLLGIIVGTYSSIYVAGALLVEWNLRRKTKGRSPALRTTRA from the coding sequence ATGTTTTTAAGGAATGTGCCTAAAATAAACTTTATGGATAGAAGGAAAATAGCCTTTATGATTTCCGGTGCATTGGTTTTGCTGAGTTTAGTATTGCTTTCGGTAAGGGGATTGAACTTAGGTATAGATTTTAAGGGAGGAACGGTTTTTCAGTTCACTCTTGCCCAAAATGCCCATGTTTCAGATGTGAGAGCGGTTTTGTCTCAGTTCGGTCTTGGAAACAGCGTGATTCAGAAGGCAAGCGATGGTAGTTTCGTTGTTAAGGCGAAGTCTCTTGGAAGAGAAACCCAGCTTAAGATCTTCAATGCTTTGAAAAAGAGATTTGGGGAAATAAATATTCTGAGAATAGAGAGCGTTGGTCCGGTAATAGGTAAGGAGCTTCGTAGGCAGGCTTTTATTGCTCTCGTGCTTGCTCTTGGAGGAATTCTTCTATATATCACGATGAGATTCAAGTTTGACTTTGCGGTTGTTTCTGTGCTGGCTCTTATTCACGATAGCACCATTGTTCTTGGCGCTTATTCGCTTCTTTGGAAGGAAATAAATCTCCCATTTATAGCTGCGATTTTGACGATAGTAGGTTATTCTCTTAACGATACGATAGTGGTTTTAGACAGAGTCAGAGAGAACTTGAGAGCTGCTTCAAGAAGGTTCGATTATAAAACATTGATTAACATGAGTATAAATCAGACTCTCTCGAGGACTATAAATACATCTTTGACTACTCTTTTGCCAGTGCTAACGCTTTACCTTTTTGGAGGAGAGGTTCTTTCAAACTTTGCTTTAGCTCTCTTATTAGGTATAATAGTAGGGACATATTCTTCCATATATGTTGCGGGGGCTCTTCTCGTGGAGTGGAATCTTAGAAGGAAGACAAAGGGGAGATCGCCCGCTTTGAGAACCACGCGGGCTTGA
- a CDS encoding radical SAM protein — MGIGMLTKVKGYVSGKILEGIANLVASDTSDAKIKKVFQLLSSLSLTKFHRESFKEIARMADEGHPFFVLWKRVFKELSPKAREKLIWNLLVNAMIFGRVIRDKKEEELGIHLPFFMVISPTMKCNLRCKGCYAADYDTSNDLTFEEIDRIITEAKELGMYFFTFSGGEIFLRKDMFDLWEKHNDAYFNLYTNGTLITKEVAERLAELGNVAPMISVEGSKEVTDRRRGPGIYDKVMQAMNNLREAGVLFGFSATLTRDSADSLTRDEFIDTMIEKGCKVGWFFQYIPTGENPDLSYMATPEQRARLHEKVEYWRSTRPIFLGDFWNDGRYVDGCMAAGERYLHIISNGDVEPCVFAHFAVDNIREKSLVEVLKSPFFQAIREAQPYCDDNLLAPCMIIDKPHVLRELVRKYGAHPTHPGADKLLDELAPGVDEYAKRINEIYKRRWEEYERWLYVRSILFKEDKEYYRKRMEKRWREMGLDPEEIYKKAKEWKGKVEDWRGKTATGAGSD; from the coding sequence ATGGGAATCGGGATGTTAACCAAGGTCAAAGGATACGTTTCTGGTAAAATACTTGAGGGAATAGCTAACCTTGTGGCATCGGATACATCTGATGCCAAGATTAAGAAAGTTTTTCAGCTCCTGTCCTCCCTTTCTCTCACAAAGTTTCATCGTGAGTCCTTCAAGGAGATAGCCAGAATGGCGGATGAAGGGCATCCTTTCTTCGTTTTATGGAAGCGCGTTTTTAAGGAGCTGTCTCCAAAAGCGAGGGAGAAGCTAATATGGAACTTGCTTGTTAACGCGATGATCTTCGGTAGAGTTATAAGAGATAAGAAGGAAGAAGAGCTTGGTATACATCTTCCCTTCTTTATGGTCATAAGCCCCACAATGAAGTGTAATCTGAGATGCAAAGGATGCTATGCTGCAGATTACGATACTTCAAATGATCTCACATTTGAGGAGATAGATAGGATTATAACTGAGGCAAAAGAGCTTGGTATGTATTTCTTTACATTCTCAGGCGGGGAAATTTTCTTGAGAAAAGACATGTTCGATCTTTGGGAAAAGCACAACGATGCTTACTTCAATCTATATACCAATGGAACGCTCATTACTAAGGAAGTGGCGGAGAGATTAGCTGAGCTTGGAAACGTTGCTCCTATGATAAGCGTTGAGGGATCTAAGGAGGTAACGGATAGAAGAAGGGGGCCTGGTATATATGATAAGGTTATGCAAGCGATGAATAATCTAAGGGAGGCGGGAGTTCTCTTTGGCTTTTCTGCAACACTAACCCGTGATAGTGCCGATTCTCTCACACGCGATGAATTTATAGATACGATGATAGAGAAGGGCTGTAAGGTAGGATGGTTCTTCCAATACATACCTACAGGGGAAAACCCTGATCTTTCCTACATGGCTACTCCGGAGCAGAGGGCTCGTCTACATGAAAAGGTGGAATACTGGCGTTCTACCCGCCCCATATTCTTGGGCGACTTCTGGAACGATGGGAGGTATGTAGATGGTTGTATGGCTGCTGGTGAGAGATACCTTCATATAATTTCAAACGGTGATGTTGAACCTTGTGTTTTCGCACACTTCGCTGTAGATAATATAAGAGAAAAAAGTTTAGTTGAAGTTTTAAAATCCCCCTTCTTCCAAGCTATAAGGGAAGCCCAGCCATATTGTGATGATAATCTCCTTGCTCCGTGTATGATAATCGATAAACCTCATGTTTTAAGAGAACTCGTTAGGAAGTATGGTGCTCATCCTACTCATCCTGGTGCGGATAAGCTCCTTGATGAGCTCGCTCCCGGCGTTGATGAATACGCTAAGAGAATAAACGAGATATATAAGAGGCGGTGGGAGGAGTATGAAAGGTGGCTTTATGTGAGGAGCATTCTCTTCAAAGAGGACAAGGAATATTATAGAAAGAGAATGGAGAAACGTTGGAGGGAGATGGGGCTCGATCCTGAGGAAATATATAAGAAAGCGAAGGAGTGGAAGGGCAAGGTTGAAGATTGGAGGGGAAAGACTGCGACGGGAGCAGGGAGTGATTGA
- a CDS encoding NAD(P)H-dependent oxidoreductase codes for MAKVLVAYYSRSGNTKAMAEAVAEGVREEGLKCTLKKVEDTTPDDMKEHEGIIFGTPTYFGDASAQVRKLIDESVRYYGKFEGKVGAAFASCGTHGGGAETAIMSILQAFLIHGMVIQGISVGGAHYGPISVGKPKEADLKECRNLGRRVAKLVKKLF; via the coding sequence GTGGCTAAGGTGCTGGTTGCTTATTATTCTCGTAGCGGTAATACCAAGGCGATGGCTGAAGCGGTCGCTGAGGGAGTTAGGGAAGAAGGGTTAAAGTGTACCTTAAAGAAGGTTGAAGATACTACTCCTGATGATATGAAAGAACATGAGGGAATTATATTTGGCACACCTACATACTTTGGAGATGCTTCTGCTCAGGTTAGGAAGTTAATTGATGAAAGTGTAAGGTATTATGGAAAGTTTGAGGGCAAGGTGGGGGCAGCTTTTGCATCGTGTGGCACACATGGAGGTGGAGCGGAAACGGCGATCATGAGCATACTTCAGGCTTTTCTGATTCATGGGATGGTCATTCAAGGGATATCCGTTGGGGGAGCGCATTATGGTCCAATCTCGGTTGGTAAGCCTAAGGAAGCCGATCTAAAGGAGTGCAGGAATCTTGGGAGGAGGGTTGCAAAGCTGGTTAAAAAGTTGTTTTAA
- the lat gene encoding L-lysine 6-transaminase: protein MTKVKWNVKPEEVLSVLGNYMLVDGFPIVLDLEKSHGSWLVDARDGRKFLDFYSFFASSPLGCNHPKLANDEFKEKIFRAAINKVANSDIYTLEMAEFVKTFMRVAAPPTHKHLFLIDGGALAVENALKVAFDWKVRKNFKKGYKEEKGHKVIHFREAFHGRSGYTLSMTNTADPRKYMYFPKFDWPRVLNPKIVWPLEDHLEEVEKAEEESIRQIKQAIHDNPDDIAAIIIETIQGEGGDNHFRGEFFRKLREIADEEDIMLIFDEVQCGMGITGKMWAFQHFDVSPDIIVFGKKAQVCGILVNDRVDEVENNCFVESSRINSTWGGNICDMVRSTRILEIYEEDKVLDHVNKVAPVLQDGLLELKEEFSDLISNVRYRGLMAAFDFPNSEVRDEFRKRAFERSLLILACGVKGIRFRPILTVTEEEMKEGLGIVKEVLKELRT, encoded by the coding sequence ATGACGAAGGTTAAGTGGAACGTCAAACCGGAGGAGGTTCTTAGCGTTCTTGGTAATTATATGCTTGTCGATGGTTTCCCTATAGTGCTTGATCTCGAGAAAAGCCATGGAAGTTGGTTGGTTGATGCTCGAGATGGGAGAAAGTTCCTCGATTTCTACTCTTTCTTTGCTTCTTCTCCATTAGGATGCAATCATCCTAAGCTCGCTAATGATGAATTCAAAGAGAAGATTTTTAGGGCTGCTATTAATAAGGTAGCAAACTCTGATATTTATACGCTTGAAATGGCTGAATTTGTTAAGACCTTTATGAGAGTTGCTGCTCCTCCTACACATAAACATCTCTTTCTTATAGACGGAGGGGCTCTGGCGGTTGAGAATGCCCTTAAAGTTGCGTTCGATTGGAAGGTCAGGAAGAACTTTAAGAAAGGATATAAGGAAGAGAAAGGGCACAAGGTAATTCATTTTAGGGAGGCCTTTCACGGCAGAAGCGGATATACCCTGAGCATGACTAATACCGCTGATCCGAGGAAATATATGTATTTCCCGAAATTTGATTGGCCGAGGGTTCTTAATCCTAAGATAGTATGGCCTCTTGAGGACCATCTTGAAGAAGTTGAAAAGGCTGAGGAAGAAAGTATCAGGCAAATAAAGCAGGCGATACACGATAATCCGGACGATATTGCTGCTATTATAATAGAAACTATTCAGGGAGAGGGAGGAGATAACCATTTCCGTGGTGAGTTCTTTAGAAAGCTAAGAGAAATAGCTGATGAGGAGGATATCATGCTTATATTTGACGAAGTTCAATGTGGCATGGGTATAACTGGAAAGATGTGGGCGTTTCAGCATTTTGATGTTTCTCCGGACATCATCGTCTTTGGTAAGAAAGCTCAAGTGTGTGGGATACTCGTCAATGACAGAGTGGATGAGGTTGAGAATAACTGTTTTGTTGAATCGAGCAGGATAAATTCTACTTGGGGTGGTAATATATGCGATATGGTGAGATCGACAAGAATACTTGAAATCTATGAGGAAGATAAGGTTCTTGATCATGTTAATAAAGTTGCTCCCGTTCTTCAAGATGGATTGCTTGAGCTTAAAGAAGAATTCTCTGATCTGATTTCGAATGTAAGATATAGGGGACTAATGGCTGCCTTTGATTTTCCAAATTCTGAAGTAAGAGATGAATTTAGAAAAAGGGCTTTTGAGAGGAGCCTTCTTATCTTAGCGTGTGGCGTAAAGGGCATTAGGTTTAGGCCTATTTTGACGGTTACGGAAGAGGAGATGAAGGAAGGATTAGGGATAGTAAAAGAGGTTTTAAAAGAACTGAGGACTTAA
- the efp gene encoding elongation factor P: MAQRIGINQIYRGAKIEIDGTPYEVIEYEHVKPGKGQAFVRVKMLNLFTGNVERMSFKSSDSLTLADCLEKEMEFLYAQKDSFVFMDPETYDQIEIPENIVGRAKNFIKEGMSVYIIFYQGKPIGVNPPKHVDLVIARTEPGVKGDTVSGAMKEAELETGLKIMVPLFIQEGDLVRIDTESGEYIERINK, translated from the coding sequence GTGGCGCAAAGGATAGGCATAAACCAAATTTACAGAGGAGCTAAGATAGAAATAGATGGCACTCCATATGAAGTTATCGAATATGAGCATGTTAAGCCAGGAAAAGGACAAGCATTCGTAAGAGTGAAAATGCTTAATCTCTTTACCGGAAATGTGGAAAGAATGAGCTTTAAGTCCAGCGATTCCTTAACCCTGGCTGATTGCCTTGAAAAGGAAATGGAATTCCTATACGCACAAAAGGATTCTTTCGTATTCATGGATCCCGAAACATATGACCAAATAGAGATCCCCGAAAACATCGTGGGTAGGGCGAAGAATTTCATAAAGGAAGGCATGAGCGTTTATATTATCTTCTATCAAGGAAAACCAATAGGAGTTAATCCTCCCAAGCATGTTGATCTTGTAATAGCGAGAACCGAACCTGGGGTTAAGGGAGATACCGTATCCGGTGCCATGAAAGAAGCAGAACTTGAAACTGGGCTAAAGATAATGGTCCCTCTTTTCATACAGGAGGGAGATTTGGTTAGAATAGATACGGAAAGCGGAGAGTATATAGAGAGGATAAATAAATGA
- a CDS encoding AAA family ATPase, producing the protein MRFWDRKDEIKYLKAYLRGFPNSILFIYGPKSSGKSTLMKRVIKKLSPNQEKLLQKYNILYYDFRSKLIRGARTIIDLFFKVVEEKEASAIKAGIEIDENTKVAIKEGKIEPFELIENRLRESGRKNVIVLDELQKLKGIYLEDSSENGRLLDELFNFFVRITKVEHLAHVIVMTSDTFFVEKLYSNSSLANCAEYYLVDFFSDDIAKGVLVSERLNEVEASYVVSWCGGVPWFLERVLSKKKVLGIREAVKSLYRMVKGEVLEKLGRLWRGRETLAKRDGEVLVKVVMGSGVDMLLKDRESVERLASAEILFYDPLSGTARPQTRLHERAIKEILGL; encoded by the coding sequence TTGAGATTCTGGGATAGGAAGGATGAGATCAAGTATCTTAAGGCTTATCTCAGGGGATTTCCAAATTCCATTCTCTTTATCTATGGGCCAAAGTCATCGGGAAAAAGCACGCTTATGAAAAGGGTTATAAAGAAGCTTAGTCCTAATCAGGAAAAACTCCTTCAGAAGTACAATATTCTTTACTATGATTTTAGAAGCAAGCTTATAAGGGGAGCTCGGACTATTATAGATCTCTTCTTCAAAGTGGTGGAGGAAAAGGAAGCTTCTGCTATAAAGGCGGGTATCGAGATCGATGAAAATACTAAGGTAGCTATCAAGGAGGGGAAAATAGAGCCGTTTGAGCTTATAGAGAATCGGTTAAGAGAAAGTGGTAGGAAAAACGTTATAGTACTCGATGAGCTTCAGAAGCTTAAGGGGATATACCTTGAGGATTCTTCGGAGAATGGGCGCCTCTTAGATGAGCTTTTTAACTTCTTTGTTAGGATAACTAAGGTGGAGCATCTTGCTCACGTGATAGTCATGACATCTGATACCTTTTTCGTTGAGAAGCTTTATTCCAACTCTTCTTTGGCTAATTGTGCTGAGTACTACCTCGTTGATTTCTTCTCAGATGATATAGCCAAAGGCGTTTTGGTATCTGAAAGGCTAAATGAGGTTGAGGCTTCCTATGTAGTCTCTTGGTGTGGAGGGGTTCCTTGGTTCTTAGAAAGAGTCTTATCGAAGAAAAAGGTTTTGGGCATAAGAGAGGCGGTCAAAAGCCTTTATAGGATGGTAAAGGGAGAGGTTTTAGAAAAGCTTGGTAGGCTCTGGAGGGGTAGAGAGACATTAGCCAAAAGAGATGGAGAGGTTCTCGTAAAGGTAGTTATGGGTAGCGGAGTTGATATGCTACTTAAGGACAGGGAAAGTGTTGAGAGACTCGCCTCTGCTGAAATACTGTTTTACGATCCTCTTAGCGGGACCGCTCGTCCCCAGACCCGTCTCCATGAAAGGGCGATAAAAGAAATTTTAGGGTTGTAG
- a CDS encoding PQQ-like beta-propeller repeat protein, giving the protein MLIYDALYVKEKDLILVSSYLEGKVYELNNSGAVAFKYNSFKNPLSLCAYKGVPHLLDVGTLNLYKYSFDENKWLKESFPFEVSHPYWIASYGGKLIAVDKEKKRILNFEKERHPVGRLESLPHLYDVPCSVKTSKDRVFLLADGERLLVELMPDGEPILLWLLPSSPVSWAIHDGKPYLLFEGALITPSGKKLKRLSLSPRYRAVLSGESLLLWDGKSLTEPQGEWEELPENPIPSYKLIILRKNLDDRVDDFKNLVNELENEEHETGASLQRVVEDFYKKPTFQNALKLHSQRLPLDLKLRRIYPNVVSFMDSLKISWNDALLPYLLKLFKIFLAVDRGWYFPWEIYWRIPLSERAEFKERLYEALPVPSLDIKDIFKVIDISLAELRKYMDMALNKEQRQDAIRNFDFWHWINRLYQLSLVINGKGEDIAEWWKKFVSWREKIDYTRYLDLPLRGLLGNAFWNLWAWEQFYYCLVERKKKGMWNYLSDRGEKIKSIGDFFFISYARYHDGYIYLSDWGEGVSYKLSADDYSPIWQREVYSPFYIAFSGDKLYLAQAGDNKITVLNSETGDLMDEIVLKDGGKFGQVWENGKGEIVGFYRSKDGMVFKNFSAGQKIFSTDVGIRYLRESDAYLLYLPASVRSYVSYPLRVFFHPQLITPRDYIYADGKYIVSLIWKGEVKNFSLAEKESIKEIHLLRGGYIYPPYPLSVRHHRFLCLHPWHAWEGSLIIPAQ; this is encoded by the coding sequence ATGTTGATTTATGATGCACTTTATGTGAAAGAAAAGGACTTGATTTTAGTCTCTTCATATCTTGAAGGAAAGGTTTATGAGCTTAATAATAGTGGGGCTGTGGCTTTCAAGTATAACAGCTTTAAAAATCCTCTTTCCCTATGTGCTTATAAGGGGGTTCCTCATCTTCTTGATGTAGGAACCCTTAATCTTTATAAATATTCTTTTGATGAAAATAAGTGGCTTAAAGAGAGCTTTCCGTTTGAGGTTTCGCACCCTTACTGGATAGCCTCCTACGGAGGGAAGCTTATAGCTGTAGATAAGGAAAAGAAAAGAATCTTGAATTTCGAGAAAGAGAGGCATCCTGTTGGCCGTCTTGAATCTCTCCCTCATCTTTATGATGTTCCATGTTCTGTGAAAACTTCTAAAGATAGGGTTTTTCTTCTTGCTGATGGAGAGAGGCTTCTTGTAGAGCTTATGCCTGATGGAGAGCCCATTTTACTATGGCTCCTTCCTTCTTCCCCTGTATCCTGGGCGATTCATGATGGGAAACCTTATCTTCTTTTTGAAGGCGCTCTTATTACTCCATCGGGGAAAAAGCTTAAAAGGCTTTCTTTGTCCCCTCGATATAGAGCAGTTTTATCGGGAGAATCCCTTCTTCTCTGGGATGGAAAATCATTAACCGAGCCTCAAGGAGAGTGGGAAGAGCTGCCGGAAAATCCTATTCCTTCATATAAGCTTATTATCCTTAGGAAAAATCTCGATGATAGAGTGGATGATTTTAAGAATCTCGTTAATGAGCTTGAAAATGAGGAGCATGAAACTGGTGCTTCCTTGCAAAGGGTTGTTGAGGATTTTTATAAGAAACCGACTTTCCAGAACGCTTTAAAGCTTCACTCTCAAAGGCTTCCCTTAGATCTAAAGCTTAGGAGGATTTATCCTAATGTGGTTTCCTTCATGGATTCTCTCAAGATCAGCTGGAACGATGCCCTGCTCCCTTATCTTTTAAAACTGTTTAAAATCTTCTTGGCTGTAGATAGGGGATGGTATTTTCCATGGGAAATCTACTGGAGAATTCCTTTAAGCGAACGGGCAGAGTTTAAAGAAAGGCTTTATGAAGCTTTGCCAGTTCCCTCTCTTGATATAAAAGATATTTTTAAGGTAATCGACATTTCTTTAGCTGAGCTGAGGAAATATATGGATATGGCTCTGAATAAGGAGCAACGACAGGATGCCATAAGGAATTTTGATTTCTGGCACTGGATCAATAGGCTTTATCAGCTTTCCTTAGTAATAAATGGAAAAGGTGAGGATATCGCTGAATGGTGGAAGAAGTTTGTCAGCTGGAGAGAGAAGATTGATTATACGAGATATCTTGATCTTCCATTAAGGGGGCTTTTAGGCAACGCTTTCTGGAATCTATGGGCGTGGGAACAGTTTTACTATTGTCTTGTAGAAAGAAAGAAGAAAGGCATGTGGAATTATCTTTCCGATCGCGGAGAGAAAATCAAAAGCATAGGAGATTTCTTCTTTATCTCATATGCGAGGTATCATGATGGTTATATCTACCTTTCTGACTGGGGAGAGGGGGTTTCCTATAAGCTTTCAGCTGATGACTATAGTCCCATCTGGCAGAGGGAAGTGTACTCCCCGTTTTATATAGCTTTTAGCGGGGATAAACTTTATCTGGCGCAAGCTGGGGATAATAAAATCACGGTTCTTAATTCTGAAACTGGTGATTTGATGGATGAGATAGTTCTTAAAGATGGGGGGAAATTTGGACAGGTTTGGGAAAACGGAAAGGGAGAAATAGTGGGCTTTTATAGATCCAAGGATGGCATGGTATTTAAAAACTTCTCAGCGGGGCAAAAGATTTTTTCTACAGATGTAGGCATAAGATACCTTAGGGAAAGCGATGCTTATCTGCTTTATCTACCTGCTTCTGTAAGATCTTATGTTTCTTATCCCCTTAGGGTTTTCTTCCATCCTCAGCTTATAACTCCGCGCGATTATATTTATGCTGATGGGAAGTATATAGTAAGTTTAATTTGGAAAGGAGAAGTGAAAAACTTTTCCTTGGCAGAGAAGGAAAGTATCAAAGAGATTCATCTTTTAAGAGGAGGATATATATATCCTCCTTATCCTCTCAGTGTAAGACATCATCGCTTTTTGTGTCTTCACCCGTGGCATGCGTGGGAAGGATCGCTTATAATTCCAGCTCAATAG